From one Sphingomonas xanthus genomic stretch:
- a CDS encoding acyl-CoA dehydrogenase family protein, with product MADVEQFRREVRDWLEANCPAEMRTPMRSEKDACWGGRHFEFQSDAQKRWLDAMASRGWTVPDWPKDYGGGGLDAAQTRVLKEEMASLGCRPPLTSFGISMLGPALLKYGREDQKKRFLPEIARGDIRWCQGYSEPGAGSDLADLQTRAEDKGDHYLVNGQKVWTSYADQADWIFCLVRTSAESKHGGISFLLFDMESPGVSTKPILLISGYSPFCETFFDDVKVPKDQLVGEVNKGWDVAKYLLGHEREMISGMGLGGDKQALGRAVGSIDDPLLRAEIAAFDVDALAFAAMSERFIDQLKAGGAHPAMPSMMKYAGTELNKRRHELVMAAGGSDALEWDSDRSGGGKAARDWLRTKANSIEGGTSEIQLGIVAKHILRLPGA from the coding sequence CGAAAAGGATGCCTGCTGGGGCGGCCGCCACTTTGAGTTTCAGTCGGACGCGCAGAAGCGATGGCTGGATGCCATGGCATCGCGCGGCTGGACCGTGCCCGACTGGCCGAAGGACTATGGCGGCGGCGGCCTGGATGCCGCGCAGACCAGGGTCCTCAAGGAAGAAATGGCTTCGCTCGGCTGCCGCCCGCCGCTGACCAGCTTCGGCATTTCGATGCTTGGGCCGGCGCTCCTCAAATATGGCAGAGAAGACCAGAAGAAGCGCTTCCTTCCCGAAATCGCGCGGGGCGACATCCGCTGGTGCCAGGGATATTCGGAACCGGGAGCGGGATCGGACCTTGCCGACCTCCAGACCAGGGCCGAGGACAAGGGCGACCATTATCTTGTCAATGGCCAGAAGGTCTGGACCAGCTATGCCGATCAGGCGGACTGGATCTTCTGCCTGGTCCGCACCTCCGCGGAGTCGAAACATGGCGGAATCAGCTTCCTGCTGTTCGACATGGAAAGTCCCGGGGTTTCGACCAAGCCGATCCTCCTGATCAGCGGTTACAGCCCCTTCTGCGAGACTTTCTTCGACGATGTGAAAGTGCCCAAGGACCAATTGGTCGGGGAGGTCAACAAAGGCTGGGACGTCGCCAAATATCTTCTCGGCCATGAGCGCGAGATGATCAGCGGCATGGGGCTTGGCGGGGACAAGCAGGCGTTGGGCAGGGCCGTCGGGTCGATCGACGATCCGCTGCTGCGCGCCGAGATCGCCGCCTTCGACGTCGACGCGCTGGCCTTTGCTGCCATGAGTGAGCGGTTCATCGACCAGCTGAAGGCAGGCGGAGCCCATCCGGCGATGCCGAGCATGATGAAATATGCCGGGACCGAGCTCAACAAGCGCCGTCACGAGCTGGTCATGGCCGCTGGCGGATCCGACGCGCTTGAATGGGACAGCGACCGTTCGGGCGGCGGCAAGGCGGCGCGCGACTGGCTGCGGACCAAGGCCAATTCGATCGAGGGGGGAACCTCGGAAATCCAGCTTGGCATCGTCGCCAAACATATCCTTCGCCTGCCGGGAGCCTGA
- a CDS encoding acyl-CoA dehydrogenase family protein, with the protein MLTLTDDQRMLQDAVRPFMADKGAIKAQLRHWRDIGCKDGFGHGLWKQFAELGLTGILIPEARGGAGLGQVEAGVVLEEIGRNLTPSPFLTTAVAAVRALDGSAHAERWFPGILAADTVAALAIDEGRHHNPARIACAARRQGNGFLLDGEKQFVVHGASADLILVAARTGGSPGETDGLTLFALDRGMAGVEIDNVALADSSKAARLRLANVAVDADAVVGEVDGGWGPISRALGAGRAGAAAELVGVAAGASEMTFDYLKQRKQFGRLIGEFQALQHRAAHLFGEIEIARAATFKAAQLLDAQDQRAELFVSVAKAKAGRSAALAVQEGVQMHGGIGMTDEHDIGLYMKREAVLGELFGSPRFHMARVAELSGY; encoded by the coding sequence ATGCTGACCCTGACCGACGACCAGCGCATGCTGCAGGACGCGGTTCGGCCGTTCATGGCCGACAAAGGCGCGATCAAGGCGCAACTTCGCCATTGGCGCGATATCGGCTGCAAGGACGGGTTCGGCCATGGCCTATGGAAACAGTTCGCGGAGCTCGGCCTTACCGGAATCCTGATCCCCGAGGCCCGGGGGGGCGCGGGCCTTGGCCAGGTCGAGGCCGGCGTTGTGCTGGAGGAAATCGGCCGCAACCTCACCCCCTCCCCCTTTCTCACGACCGCAGTCGCGGCGGTGCGGGCGCTCGACGGCTCGGCCCACGCCGAGCGGTGGTTTCCCGGCATTCTTGCCGCCGACACCGTGGCCGCGCTGGCGATCGACGAAGGCAGGCATCACAACCCAGCGCGCATCGCCTGCGCGGCGCGAAGGCAAGGCAACGGCTTCCTTCTCGATGGCGAAAAGCAGTTCGTCGTCCATGGCGCGAGCGCGGATCTGATCCTGGTCGCGGCGCGGACCGGCGGAAGCCCGGGCGAAACCGATGGGCTTACCCTGTTCGCCCTCGATCGCGGCATGGCGGGGGTCGAGATCGACAATGTCGCGCTGGCCGACAGCAGCAAGGCGGCACGGCTCAGGCTGGCCAATGTCGCGGTCGATGCCGACGCCGTGGTCGGCGAGGTCGACGGCGGTTGGGGTCCCATCTCCCGGGCGCTTGGCGCCGGTCGGGCCGGCGCGGCGGCGGAACTAGTCGGGGTCGCCGCCGGCGCAAGCGAGATGACCTTCGATTATCTGAAACAGCGCAAGCAGTTCGGCCGACTAATCGGCGAGTTCCAGGCATTGCAGCACCGCGCCGCGCACCTGTTCGGCGAGATCGAGATCGCCCGCGCCGCGACGTTCAAGGCCGCGCAGCTGCTCGATGCGCAGGATCAGCGCGCCGAACTGTTCGTCTCGGTGGCCAAGGCCAAGGCGGGCCGAAGCGCGGCGCTGGCGGTCCAGGAAGGGGTCCAGATGCATGGCGGTATCGGCATGACCGACGAGCATGACATCGGCCTCTACATGAAGCGCGAGGCGGTGCTTGGCGAACTGTTCGGAAGCCCGCGCTTCCACATGGCCCGGGTGGCCGAGCTCAGCGGCTACTGA
- a CDS encoding PaaI family thioesterase, translating to MTDLPPYARLLQLRTERPDGGLRFVMPFHEDVVGRPGFLHGGAIAGLLEFAAFTALEEALDGEAIGKKPVTVTVDYMRGGTPQDTYAEAVIERLGKRLANVEAFAWQQDRARPIASARINFLLDRQ from the coding sequence ATGACCGACTTGCCGCCCTATGCCCGCCTGCTCCAGCTGCGGACCGAGCGCCCCGACGGCGGACTGCGCTTCGTCATGCCCTTTCATGAAGATGTGGTCGGCCGCCCCGGCTTCCTTCACGGCGGGGCGATCGCCGGATTGCTGGAGTTCGCCGCCTTCACCGCTCTTGAAGAGGCTCTTGACGGCGAGGCAATCGGCAAAAAGCCGGTCACCGTCACCGTCGACTATATGCGCGGCGGGACCCCACAGGACACCTATGCGGAAGCGGTGATCGAGCGGCTTGGCAAGCGGCTCGCCAATGTCGAGGCTTTTGCCTGGCAGCAGGACCGCGCCCGGCCGATCGCCTCCGCGCGGATCAACTTCCTCCTCGACCGTCAGTAG
- the purS gene encoding phosphoribosylformylglycinamidine synthase subunit PurS — protein sequence MKARVFVTLKPGVLDPQGKAIHHALEGLGFEGVEDVRAGKLIELDLAEGTSDDEIAEMCRKLLANTVIENFKIERLGA from the coding sequence ATGAAAGCCCGCGTCTTCGTCACCCTGAAGCCCGGCGTGCTCGACCCTCAGGGCAAGGCTATCCATCATGCGCTCGAGGGGCTGGGGTTTGAGGGCGTCGAGGACGTCCGCGCCGGCAAGCTGATCGAACTCGACCTTGCCGAGGGCACCAGCGATGACGAGATCGCCGAGATGTGCCGCAAGCTGCTGGCCAACACCGTAATCGAAAATTTCAAGATCGAGCGGCTCGGCGCATGA
- the purQ gene encoding phosphoribosylformylglycinamidine synthase subunit PurQ: MKSAVLVFPGSNCDRDLAVAIEQITGRAPEMVWHRDTDLPEGTDLIAVPGGFSYGDYLRSGAMAARSPIMAAVGEAAAKGVPVLGICNGFQVLTEAGLLPGALMRNAGLHFVCRPVRLTVENSQSIFTSRYQAGEQIVIPVAHHDGNYQADVETLDRLEGEGRVAFRYSGEVNGSARNIAGIVNAAGNVLGMMPHPERALEPAHGNSDGRRLFEGLLEAVA, encoded by the coding sequence ATGAAGAGCGCGGTCCTCGTCTTTCCCGGCTCGAACTGCGACCGCGACCTTGCAGTCGCGATCGAGCAGATCACCGGCCGCGCACCGGAGATGGTCTGGCATCGCGATACCGACCTTCCTGAAGGAACGGACCTGATCGCCGTTCCCGGCGGCTTTTCCTATGGCGACTACCTCCGGTCCGGCGCGATGGCCGCACGCTCGCCGATCATGGCCGCAGTCGGTGAGGCCGCCGCCAAGGGCGTCCCGGTGCTCGGCATCTGCAACGGCTTCCAGGTGCTGACCGAGGCGGGGCTCCTGCCGGGCGCGCTGATGCGCAACGCCGGGCTTCACTTCGTCTGCCGTCCGGTCAGGCTGACGGTCGAAAATAGCCAGTCGATCTTCACAAGTCGCTATCAGGCCGGCGAGCAGATCGTCATCCCCGTCGCCCACCACGACGGCAATTACCAGGCCGATGTCGAAACGCTCGACCGGCTCGAAGGCGAAGGGCGTGTCGCCTTCCGCTATTCGGGCGAGGTCAACGGATCGGCGCGCAACATCGCCGGGATCGTCAATGCCGCCGGAAACGTCTTGGGCATGATGCCGCACCCCGAACGCGCGCTTGAGCCTGCACACGGCAATAGCGACGGCCGGCGGTTGTTCGAAGGCCTGCTGGAGGCTGTTGCCTAA
- a CDS encoding tyrosine-type recombinase/integrase: MIHPTPTRISGAKLPLRAMHVWSIRVRLQLERAVRDLAMFDIAIDSKLRGCDVVALRISDIMAAGAMRSRSIITQQKTGRPVHFEITEQTRRSLMAWLCKRPPDETEWLFPSRMHPGAHLSTRQYIRLVKRWVALAGLEPAAYGTHSLRRTKVSMLYRKTGNLRACQLLLGHTKLESTVRYLGVELDDALELSEALEI; this comes from the coding sequence ATGATCCATCCGACACCTACCCGCATCTCCGGTGCGAAGCTTCCACTCAGGGCCATGCATGTCTGGTCGATCCGGGTGCGCCTGCAGCTCGAACGAGCGGTGCGAGACCTGGCGATGTTCGACATTGCCATCGACAGCAAGTTGAGAGGCTGTGACGTAGTGGCCCTCCGGATCTCCGACATCATGGCCGCGGGAGCGATGCGAAGTCGGAGCATCATCACGCAGCAGAAGACCGGGCGTCCGGTACACTTCGAGATTACCGAGCAGACGAGGCGATCGCTCATGGCCTGGCTGTGCAAGCGTCCGCCAGACGAGACTGAATGGTTGTTTCCGAGCAGGATGCACCCGGGAGCCCACCTGTCGACCCGGCAATACATCCGGTTGGTGAAGCGCTGGGTCGCTTTGGCCGGCCTCGAGCCCGCGGCTTACGGGACACATAGCCTCCGCCGCACAAAGGTATCGATGCTCTATCGGAAGACGGGCAACCTTCGAGCCTGCCAGCTGCTGCTCGGCCACACCAAGCTAGAGAGCACGGTTCGCTATCTCGGCGTCGAACTCGATGATGCCTTGGAGCTGTCCGAAGCGCTGGAAATCTGA
- a CDS encoding MlaD family protein: METRSNFRLVLAVVAILFLGLAFFAFYISGESRSLDARYHVHFTKSVSGLDVGSGVTLSGVPVGRIEAISIDPLNPEIVLITLALNEKVPIRRGVRADISRSLMSGDATLVLIPSSEGPLINPVGRDDIGRILAVSKRSSGDPAQEAMSVARKLDGVVDSLDAEGQQKISATLEGVVEQTAGWEKTASRLTRSIKPRSIRMVADGISGAGRTAERLSRSIESADGDVARARARIRSFGEGADNFSRSLEEARPSIQQTSRQLRQSEKTIRGIRANVATGKDTIEDILPDGK, from the coding sequence ATGGAGACGCGATCCAACTTCCGGTTGGTACTGGCGGTCGTGGCAATACTGTTTCTCGGCCTCGCGTTTTTCGCTTTTTATATTTCGGGCGAATCGCGGTCGCTTGACGCGCGCTATCATGTCCATTTTACGAAGAGCGTATCAGGCCTGGATGTCGGATCCGGTGTCACCTTGTCAGGCGTTCCAGTGGGTCGAATTGAAGCAATCTCAATCGACCCGCTCAATCCAGAAATAGTTTTGATCACGCTGGCGCTGAATGAAAAGGTGCCGATACGACGCGGTGTTCGAGCCGACATCAGCCGATCCTTGATGAGCGGAGATGCGACGCTCGTACTTATTCCGTCTTCTGAGGGGCCGCTAATCAATCCGGTAGGCCGCGATGATATCGGGCGAATATTAGCGGTCAGCAAACGGAGTAGTGGCGACCCCGCGCAGGAAGCTATGAGTGTCGCCCGTAAGCTCGACGGAGTCGTCGACAGTCTCGACGCCGAAGGTCAGCAGAAAATCTCGGCGACGCTTGAGGGGGTGGTGGAGCAGACCGCTGGATGGGAAAAGACCGCCTCACGCCTGACAAGGTCAATCAAACCTCGCAGCATTCGAATGGTGGCGGACGGAATCTCGGGCGCCGGACGAACAGCCGAGCGACTTAGCAGGTCAATTGAATCCGCTGACGGCGATGTCGCCCGCGCACGAGCAAGAATTCGCAGTTTTGGGGAAGGTGCTGACAATTTTTCCCGATCGTTGGAAGAGGCCCGTCCGTCGATCCAGCAGACGTCCCGGCAGTTGCGCCAATCAGAGAAAACTATTCGCGGCATCCGAGCCAACGTCGCGACCGGAAAGGACACCATCGAGGATATTCTGCCAGATGGAAAATGA
- a CDS encoding efflux transporter outer membrane subunit has protein sequence MRTAYLPILAVLALGGCTVGPNYKGPVPLPAIAKPGETFVRASQSTSSNQPALAQWWTALNDPVLNTLEARALAGNPGLEAARARIAQARQNVRFERADRLPAGSVQGRYVYADLPGLDLEQGGGSTSGPPTSPPTGDEDSEAGTTIDFFNLGLNANWEIDVWGGKRRSAEAASAQLGAAVANEADAQVQLTAEIAQAYTNVRERQHRLASLRLASDADRTLLDLAEQRFRRGATTAFEVEKTKTQLRATNADIEKVQGELEVYLNALSALTGAAPGVVDPLLAPLGSIPLPPASVEIGDPASLIARRPDIRAAERNLAAATARIGVVEAARLPKISFMGILGIGGASPGDLFDLGNMSKIALPQIEWGLLDFGRSLARLRQTRSARDEAEAQYRQAVLTALQDAESSLSRFGRQRQSVAELAEIKASADRSAALMRQRYNVGAASLREALEADRQSLEAGRNLVAATAALTGSFIAVQKSLGLGWQQPPSPGRGDTGR, from the coding sequence ATGCGCACCGCCTACCTCCCCATCCTCGCCGTGCTGGCCCTTGGCGGCTGCACTGTCGGTCCAAACTACAAAGGTCCCGTGCCCCTTCCTGCCATCGCGAAACCGGGCGAGACTTTCGTTCGCGCCTCCCAGTCCACTTCGTCGAACCAGCCGGCACTGGCGCAATGGTGGACTGCGCTCAACGATCCCGTCCTCAATACACTTGAGGCTAGGGCGCTGGCCGGCAATCCGGGACTGGAAGCCGCTCGCGCGAGAATTGCGCAGGCTCGGCAAAACGTCCGTTTCGAGCGCGCGGATCGACTCCCGGCGGGCTCTGTACAGGGAAGATATGTCTACGCCGACTTGCCGGGTCTCGATCTCGAGCAGGGTGGCGGCTCGACGTCGGGACCGCCAACCTCGCCACCGACCGGCGACGAGGATTCGGAAGCAGGAACAACGATCGACTTTTTCAATCTCGGCCTCAACGCAAATTGGGAAATCGACGTTTGGGGTGGCAAGCGGCGATCGGCCGAGGCAGCGTCCGCCCAGCTTGGCGCGGCCGTCGCCAATGAGGCCGACGCCCAGGTCCAGCTAACTGCTGAAATCGCCCAAGCCTACACGAACGTTCGCGAACGACAGCATCGTCTGGCTTCGTTGAGACTGGCCTCCGATGCTGATCGGACGCTTCTCGATCTGGCCGAGCAACGGTTTCGTCGAGGCGCGACCACCGCATTTGAAGTCGAAAAAACCAAAACTCAACTCAGGGCGACCAACGCCGACATCGAGAAGGTTCAGGGCGAACTCGAGGTCTATCTCAACGCGCTTTCGGCGCTGACCGGCGCAGCACCCGGCGTTGTGGATCCTTTGCTGGCTCCACTCGGCTCGATCCCTCTGCCCCCGGCCTCGGTCGAAATAGGAGACCCCGCGTCGCTGATCGCCCGTCGGCCGGACATTCGTGCTGCCGAGCGCAACCTTGCAGCCGCGACTGCCAGGATTGGCGTTGTCGAGGCTGCACGGCTTCCAAAGATCAGCTTTATGGGAATTTTGGGAATAGGCGGAGCTTCACCGGGCGACCTCTTCGACTTGGGTAACATGAGCAAGATAGCCTTGCCGCAAATTGAGTGGGGATTGCTGGATTTCGGCCGCAGCCTGGCGCGTCTTCGACAAACCCGATCAGCGCGGGACGAAGCTGAGGCCCAGTATCGACAAGCCGTCTTGACCGCGCTCCAGGACGCGGAATCGTCGCTCTCGCGGTTCGGGCGCCAGCGGCAGTCGGTTGCCGAGTTGGCAGAAATCAAAGCGTCCGCCGACCGAAGCGCTGCTTTGATGCGACAACGGTACAACGTTGGAGCTGCCTCGCTCCGCGAAGCGCTCGAGGCGGACCGGCAGAGCCTCGAGGCCGGGCGCAATCTTGTCGCAGCAACGGCTGCGCTCACCGGTAGCTTCATTGCTGTTCAGAAATCACTGGGCCTTGGCTGGCAGCAGCCGCCATCCCCCGGCAGAGGCGACACAGGACGGTAA